In Syntrophotaleaceae bacterium, the DNA window TCTGTTGGAAAGAGGACAATCCTGCCGTGCAGAACGGCAGAACCCTCCGCAGATCGCTTACCGGCTCCGCCGATTGCTAGCCGTCCGGTGCCGCCCACTGCAAGTAGGGACTGCCGGTTTAACATCTATAGGACCTTGGACCCGCCTCTATAAAGGAGCTTCCGATGTTTTTTCCTGAATATCGCGCCCGCCGTTTGCGCCGTACGGCCACTCTACGCCGCATGGTGCGGGAAACGGAGCTGCAGGTCGGCGATTTCATCTACCCCCTGTTCAGCGCCTTCGGTGAGAATATTCGCCGGGAAATCCCTTCCATGCCGGGAATTTTCCAGCTTAGCATCGAGCACCTGCTGGCTGAAGCCCGGGAAGCCTTCGAACTCGGTATTCCCGCCGTGATCCTGTTCGGCATTCCCGAAAGCAAGGATCCCCTTGGAAGCGACGGCTACAGCGAGGACGGCATCATCCAGCGGACGGTGACGGCCCTCAAGGCCGAGCTTCCCGAACTGGTCGTCATCACCGACGTCTGCCTCTGCGAGTATACCGACCACGGCCACTGCGGCGTCATCAAGGGATCGGACGTCGATAACGATTCCACCCTTCAGCTGCTTGCGGCCCAGGCCCTGTCCCACGCCCGGGCCGGCACCGACATCGTCGCTCCCAGCGACATGATGGACGGCCGGGTTGCGGCGATCCGGGAAATGCTCGATGCCAACGGCTTTCAGCACATTCCGATCATGAGCTACGCAGTGAAGTACGCCAGTGCCTTCTACGGCCCTTTTCGCGACGCCGCCCAGTCGGCGCCCCAGTTCGGAGACCGCCGCAGCTACCAGATGGATCCGGCCAACCGGCGCGAGGCCTTGCGGGAGGCTGCCCTCGATGTGCAGGAATGCGCCGATTTTCTGATGGTCAAACCGGCCCTGGCCTACCTCGATATCATTCGCGATCTGCGCGAACGTTTCGACCTCCCCCTCGCGGCTTATAACGTGTCCGGCGAGTATGCCATGCTCAAGGCGGCCGCCCGGCAGGGTTGGATCGATCACGACAGAGTGATGCTCGAACTGCTGACCGGGATCAAGCGGGCCGGGGCCGACCTGATCATCACCTATCATGCCAAGGAAGCAGCGCGGCTGCTCGGTGGCCGATAAACCGGAGCAATCCGCAACCCCACAGGAAAGCTGTTCGATTTTATGAAAGACTATCGCCTGGACACACTGGCAAACGGCCTGCGCCTGCTGACCGTGCCGATGCCTCATCTCCACAGCGCCGAACTGGCCTGTTATGTCGGCGTGGGCAGCCGCTTCGAACCTCGCCGCCTGGCCGGCATTTCCCATTTTCTCGAGCACATGCTGTTCCGCGGCTCGGTCGACTACCCTTCGAATCTCGATCTGGAATGGCAGTTCGAAGCCATCGGCGGCACCATAAACGCCGCAACCGATGCCGAAACCACCTGCTACCACTCGCGCCTGCATCCGGATCAGATCGGCAAGGGGCTCGAGCTGCTCGCTTCCATGCTCCGTCGTCCTCTGTTCAAGGATGTGGAGATCGAGAGGAAAATTATTCTGGAAGAGGCCCTGGAAGATCTTAACCAGGATGGGGAAGAAATCAGTCCCGATCTGCTGATGGCCCGGCTGCTGTGGCCCGACCATCCCCTGAGCCAGCCCACCATCGGTCTTCAGGCCTCCATTGCCGCCATGACCACAGAGGACCTGCTGGCCCATCATCGAACCTACTATGTGCCGGCCAACACGGTCATAGCTCTTGCCGGGCGTATCGATCGGCAGGCGGCTCTGCAGGCTGCTGAAACCATATTCGGCGACTGGCAGGGGGATCAGGCGCCGTCTGCGCCGCCTTTGTTGGAAACCGTTGGAGATTCGGGGCCGGGCGCCGTCTGGAAGTACGATCCCGACTCCCAGGTCAATATCCAGATCGCCTTCAAGGTTCCCGGTCGGGAAAGCGGTCATACCCCGGCCCTGCGCATGCTGCGGCGCGTTCTGTCCGGCGGGGGCACGGCCCGTCTGATGCTGGAGCTGCGGGAAAATCTGGGCCTGACCTACAATGCCGAGGCACACCTGACC includes these proteins:
- a CDS encoding pitrilysin family protein, with the translated sequence MKDYRLDTLANGLRLLTVPMPHLHSAELACYVGVGSRFEPRRLAGISHFLEHMLFRGSVDYPSNLDLEWQFEAIGGTINAATDAETTCYHSRLHPDQIGKGLELLASMLRRPLFKDVEIERKIILEEALEDLNQDGEEISPDLLMARLLWPDHPLSQPTIGLQASIAAMTTEDLLAHHRTYYVPANTVIALAGRIDRQAALQAAETIFGDWQGDQAPSAPPLLETVGDSGPGAVWKYDPDSQVNIQIAFKVPGRESGHTPALRMLRRVLSGGGTARLMLELRENLGLTYNAEAHLTLFVERGSFTVDLSVMPDNLVRAVNEVLAIFEDLCAVPVGERELERAVRNYLYDLDFTHDHADVLANRYGWGLITGYLKTLDDEKREAVSVNSSQMQITAREVFTRENLRMAVVGPFAKKDRRQVEKRLAGFRA
- the hemB gene encoding porphobilinogen synthase, coding for MFFPEYRARRLRRTATLRRMVRETELQVGDFIYPLFSAFGENIRREIPSMPGIFQLSIEHLLAEAREAFELGIPAVILFGIPESKDPLGSDGYSEDGIIQRTVTALKAELPELVVITDVCLCEYTDHGHCGVIKGSDVDNDSTLQLLAAQALSHARAGTDIVAPSDMMDGRVAAIREMLDANGFQHIPIMSYAVKYASAFYGPFRDAAQSAPQFGDRRSYQMDPANRREALREAALDVQECADFLMVKPALAYLDIIRDLRERFDLPLAAYNVSGEYAMLKAAARQGWIDHDRVMLELLTGIKRAGADLIITYHAKEAARLLGGR